From the Mycobacterium sp. 155 genome, the window ACTCTGTTCCTCCATCGCTGGATCTTCAGCGCCTGCCGAGACTGGGTGGTCAGGGTTTCCACGGTGGTACCGATGAGGACGATCAGGAAGGCCACCCGCAGCGGCGTGATGATCAGGACGTTGACCAGACGCGCTGATTCCGTATAGGGCGTGATGTCGCCGTAGCCCGTTGTTGACAGCGACACGGTCGCGTAATAGAGGCAATCCAAGAACGACAGCGGATGATCCGGATCCGGCGCGCTGTCGTTGTCGCGGTACCCGTAGCGGTCCATGTAGACGATCAGCACCGCCGCGAACAGTGCTGCCAACGCGTAGAACACTCGCATGGCGATTCTGCGCGCCGGGCTGACGAACGGCTCCGGTATGCGGAGCACGTCGGTGAGCGCGGCGTCAGGCCGCGAGGTGAGGTTCTCGTCGATCGCGGCGAGTCGGCGCCGCAGCCTGCCCTTAACCATGGGTACCGGTCATGCGGGGATCCATCCGAGCGGTCGCACGCCACAATGTAACCATGACCACCGCCGCGTCTCAGCGAACCGCCGCCGCCCGCACCGCCCGGCGGCTCGCCGTCATGCTGCTCGGCATGGGCACATTGCATTTCGTTACGCCCAAACCGTTCGACACGATCATCCCGGCAGAGCTGCCCGGCCCCGCCCGCTTTTACACCTACGCCTCCGGCGCCGGCGAATTGGCTACCGGCGCATTGTTGGCGGCTCCACGCACCCGGCGGCTCGGCGCACTGGCCGCAGCGACCCTGTTCATCGCGGTGTTCCCGGGCAACGTCAATATGGTGCGGCTGTGGTGGGGCAAGCCGTGGCCGATGCGCATCGTCGCGATCGCTCGCCTGCCGCTGCAGATCCCGTTGGTGACCACGGCGCTCAAGGTGTACCGCAGCTCCTGAGTGCGCCGCCGACTGGTTTGGCAAGGCTATCGTTGCTGGCAGCACATGGTTTCGATGTATATCGTCGCAGCCGTGCCGAGCCCCACACACCCGGCCGAACCGCACGTCGGATCGGTCTCCTCGAAGCTGAACTGGCTACGCGCCGGCGTGCTGGGCGCCAACGACGGAATCGTCTCCACTGCAGGCATCGTCGTCGGCGTGGCCGCTGCGACCGCGGACCGCGGACCCATCCTGACCGCCGGCGTCGCCGGCCTGGCGGCCGGTGCGGTGTCCATGGCGTTGGGTGAATACGTCTCGGTGAGCACGCAACGGGACACCGAACGAGCGCTGCTGAGCAAAGAACGGCGCGAGTTACGTACCGATCCCGCAGCAGAATTGGACGAGCTCGCCGAACTCTATGAAGCCAAGGGGTTGTCGCCCGTCACTGCGCGCACCGTGGCCGAGGAACTCACCGACCATGACGCCTTCGCCGCACATGCCGAGGTCGAACTGGGTATCGATCCGAACGAACTGACCAACCCGTGGCAGGCCGCGTCGTCGTCGGCTCTGTCGTTCACCGTCGGTGCGCTGTTGCCGTTGGCCGCAGTTCTGTTGCCACCGGCGACGTGGCGGGTCCCGGTCACCGTTGTCGCGGTGCTACTGGCCCTGATGCTCACCGGGACGGTGTCGGCTGGTTTGGGTGGTGCGCCTAAGGGCCGTGCAGTGCTGAGAAACATGATCGGTGGTGGCCTGGCGTTGGCGATCACCTATGCGATCGGCCGTTTGGTCGGCGCCGCGATCACGTGAGCTCGATACCTCCCATCAGCCAAGGAGTCCCATGACAGTCATCAACGGCCTGCCCGCCCACGTTTTGTTCGTGCACGCCATCGTCATACTCGCGCCGCTGACCGCGGTAATGGAGATCATCTGCGCGCTCTGGCCGGGCGCCCGTAGGGGGCAGCTGATCTGGGTCACCCTTGCTCTTGCCGTCGCCACAGCGGTTTTGACCCCCATCACGATCCAGGCCGGCAACTGGCTGTACGACCTGCGCCGCAACCCCGACGCCATCCTGCAGGAGCACGCCGAGCTCGGCGACACCATGATCTATTTCTCGGTGGCATTGCTGGTCGTCGCTCTGGCCCTGGTGGCGCTGCGGTACGCCGAGCGGCGCGACAACACCCGCCGGGTGCTGTACAACGCCATCGTCGCGGTGGTGGCGGTGCTGATCGGGGTCGCCTCGATGGTGCAGGTCTATCGCATCGGAGACGCCGGGGCCCAGTCCGTGTGGAGTAATGAGATCGCCAATCTGACCTCGGCCAACAAGGGCTAGGTCCGGGCTAGGTCTGCTGCGCTGCCGGCGAGTCCGCCAGTAACGCAGCCAATTCCTCTGCTCCGGGCAGGGTTTCGGGCCTGACCGTCTGGCCGGACCGCACGTAGTGGAAGGCCGCGCGCACCGATCCCGGCGGGCACCCGCGCAATGCGGCCCAGGCCAGTCGGTAGACCGCGAGCTGTATCGCGGCTTGCTCCTTGGCTTCCGGAGTGTTCGGTGGCTCACCGGTCTTCCAGTCCACGACGGTTGCGGTGCCGTCGGTGTCGGCGAACACCGCGTCGATGCGGCCCCGGACCACGGTCTTACCGAGCACCATGTCGAAGGGCACCTCCACCTCGATCGG encodes:
- a CDS encoding VIT family protein, encoding MPSPTHPAEPHVGSVSSKLNWLRAGVLGANDGIVSTAGIVVGVAAATADRGPILTAGVAGLAAGAVSMALGEYVSVSTQRDTERALLSKERRELRTDPAAELDELAELYEAKGLSPVTARTVAEELTDHDAFAAHAEVELGIDPNELTNPWQAASSSALSFTVGALLPLAAVLLPPATWRVPVTVVAVLLALMLTGTVSAGLGGAPKGRAVLRNMIGGGLALAITYAIGRLVGAAIT
- a CDS encoding DUF2231 domain-containing protein, coding for MTVINGLPAHVLFVHAIVILAPLTAVMEIICALWPGARRGQLIWVTLALAVATAVLTPITIQAGNWLYDLRRNPDAILQEHAELGDTMIYFSVALLVVALALVALRYAERRDNTRRVLYNAIVAVVAVLIGVASMVQVYRIGDAGAQSVWSNEIANLTSANKG
- a CDS encoding membrane protein, coding for MTTAASQRTAAARTARRLAVMLLGMGTLHFVTPKPFDTIIPAELPGPARFYTYASGAGELATGALLAAPRTRRLGALAAATLFIAVFPGNVNMVRLWWGKPWPMRIVAIARLPLQIPLVTTALKVYRSS